The nucleotide sequence AAAACAGGGACCCTGCGTCGTGCCAGAACCCTCCCGCTATCGATCCCGTCATCTACCAGATGAACCGAACAGCCGCTGCAACGGCATCCCGATTCGATGACCGCCCGATGCACATGCATACCGTGCATTCCCATACCACCGAAATCGGGCAAAAGCGACGGATGAATATTGATGATCCTCCCGCGAAAGGCCTTAAGCAATGGATCGGTCAGGATCGACAGAAAACCGGCACAGACGATGAGGTCGACCTTCCCGTCAAGGCTCTCGGCGATCTTTCGGCTCAGCACCGAGGAGCCCTCCTTTCGATCCAGAAGCAAAAGAGGGATCGAGGCTTTCTCGGCTATGGAGGCCGCCCCGGTAGACGGACGGTCCACGACAACCATGGAAATCTCAGCCTTGAGTGCGCCGGAGGCCGCTCCTTCGACGAGATAGGCAAGGGTACTCCCTCGTCCGGAGGCAAGAACCGCTATCGAAGCCATAAACGTTCCCCCCCTTTATCGGAATCGGGGACGGCCACGACCCTGCCAATGGGATAGGCATCGATACCAGAGGCCTCGATACGGCTGCAGATACCATCAGCATCCCCAGGAGAGACGACAAGCACCATGCCGACCCCCATATTAAAGGTACGAAACATCTCCTCATCGCCTATGCCGAGGGAGGCCAGGTAAGCAAACACATCAGGGGTCCTGATCAGGCCGCGATCGACCTCCGCAGCCAATCCCGCAGGGATGGTCCTGGGAAGATTTTCGAAAAGCCCTCCGCCGGTGATATGGGCAACACCGTGGAGGAGCGAATCCTCGATAAGAGGACGAAGCGCCTTAACGTAGATCCTCGTCGGCTCTAAAAGCAGCTCTCCCAGACTCTTTCCGCCGATTTCCCTCCGGTAGCCGTCCTTCTTTTCATCGGCGGTGGCCATGCGGATGAGGGAAAAGCCATTGGAGTGGGGTCCGCTGGAAGCAAGGGCGATCAAGGTATCGCCAGCCCGGACTCTGGAACCGTCGATAAGTTCTTTGCGCTCCACCACACCGACGGAGAAGCCGGCAACATCGAAGTCGCCGACGCGGTAAAGCCCTGGCATCTCGGCGGTCTCCCCGCCCACAAGGGCGCATCCCGCCTGAATACAGCCGCGGGAAACACCTTCCACAACCCTGGCCATGGTTTCGGCCTCAAGCTTTCCGGTGGCAAGGTAGTCGAGGAAGAAAAGGGGCCTGGCACCGTGACAGAGGATGTCGTTGACGCACATGGCCACACAATCGATACCGACCCCTTCGAGACGATCGAGAAGGATCGCCAGTTCCAACTTTGTCCCTACCCCGTCGGTCCCCGACACGAGAACAGGTTCTTTGTAGGAGGCGGGCATGGCAAAAAGGCTGCCGAAGCTTCCCAGGCCGGCGAGAACCCCGTCACCATCCTGTCTGGTTCGATCGCAACTCTCCCTGATCAGGGAAACGGTTCGGTAGCCCTCTTCCCTGTCGACCCCGGCCTTGCGATAATCGATTTCTTTCATATTTTTCTCCACTAATCCTCCCGACCGGGCTTCGGGGCTCCCATCGGATAGACGCCGGTAAAGCAACCGGTACAAAACCCCATTGTACCCGAGAGGGCCTGGACAAGCCCTTCAACCGAGAGAAAGGCCAAAGAATCGGCACCGACCCGTCTGGCAAGCTCCTCGATATCGTATTTATTGCTAACCAGATCCTCCCGGTAGGGTGTATCAATGCCGAAGTAGCAGGGAAAGGCCACGGGCGGGGCGGCAATTCTGATATGCACTTCGGTCGCGCCCGCCCCTTTCAGCTTCGAAACAAGGGAGCGCATGGTTGTTCCCCGGACGATGGAATCGTCGATAAGGACAATACGCATTCCTTTGACAGCCTCTTTCAGGGCGTTGTGTTTCAAGGCGACCCGTCGCTCCCTGTCGTCCTGACTCGGAGCGATAAAGGAGCGTCCCACATAGCGATTCTTTACCAGGGACATGCCGTAGGGAATGCCTGAAGCCTCGCTGAAACCGGCGGCCGCCGGGATCCCGGAATCGGGG is from Sediminispirochaeta bajacaliforniensis DSM 16054 and encodes:
- the purM gene encoding phosphoribosylformylglycinamidine cyclo-ligase, whose product is MEKNMKEIDYRKAGVDREEGYRTVSLIRESCDRTRQDGDGVLAGLGSFGSLFAMPASYKEPVLVSGTDGVGTKLELAILLDRLEGVGIDCVAMCVNDILCHGARPLFFLDYLATGKLEAETMARVVEGVSRGCIQAGCALVGGETAEMPGLYRVGDFDVAGFSVGVVERKELIDGSRVRAGDTLIALASSGPHSNGFSLIRMATADEKKDGYRREIGGKSLGELLLEPTRIYVKALRPLIEDSLLHGVAHITGGGLFENLPRTIPAGLAAEVDRGLIRTPDVFAYLASLGIGDEEMFRTFNMGVGMVLVVSPGDADGICSRIEASGIDAYPIGRVVAVPDSDKGGERLWLR